In Musa acuminata AAA Group cultivar baxijiao chromosome BXJ2-3, Cavendish_Baxijiao_AAA, whole genome shotgun sequence, the following proteins share a genomic window:
- the LOC135584512 gene encoding small ribosomal subunit protein uS8my-like isoform X1 yields MGRRILNDALRTIVNAERRGKATATLQPISSVIVSFLRIMKDRGYIKDFQVFDPHRVGRITVELQGRINDCKALTYRQDLKSRNIEDYRLRMLPTRQWGYVVITTPNGVLDHEEAIRQNVGGQVLGYFH; encoded by the exons ATGGGCCGAAGGATTCTGAACGATGCGCTCCGCACGATAGTGAACGCGGAGAGGAGGGGGAAGGCCACCGCCACCCTCCAGCCCATTTCCTCCGTCATCGTCTCCTTCCTGAGGATCATGAAAGATCGAG GATATATTAAAGACTTTCAGGTTTTTGATCCACATAGAGTGGGAAGGATCACTGTGGAACTGCAAGGAAGGATAAATGATTGCAAAGCCCTTACATACAGACAGGACCTCAAGTCTAGAAACATAGAAGACTACAGATTGCGCATGCTTCCGACACGCCAG TGGGGATATGTTGTAATCACAACACCTAATGGTGTCTTGGATCATGAGGAAGCTATCAGGCAGAATGTTGGCGGTCAGGTTCTTGGTTATTTTCATTGA
- the LOC135584512 gene encoding small ribosomal subunit protein uS8my-like isoform X2 yields the protein MGRRILNDALRTIVNAERRGKATATLQPISSVIVSFLRIMKDRDFQVFDPHRVGRITVELQGRINDCKALTYRQDLKSRNIEDYRLRMLPTRQWGYVVITTPNGVLDHEEAIRQNVGGQVLGYFH from the exons ATGGGCCGAAGGATTCTGAACGATGCGCTCCGCACGATAGTGAACGCGGAGAGGAGGGGGAAGGCCACCGCCACCCTCCAGCCCATTTCCTCCGTCATCGTCTCCTTCCTGAGGATCATGAAAGATCGAG ACTTTCAGGTTTTTGATCCACATAGAGTGGGAAGGATCACTGTGGAACTGCAAGGAAGGATAAATGATTGCAAAGCCCTTACATACAGACAGGACCTCAAGTCTAGAAACATAGAAGACTACAGATTGCGCATGCTTCCGACACGCCAG TGGGGATATGTTGTAATCACAACACCTAATGGTGTCTTGGATCATGAGGAAGCTATCAGGCAGAATGTTGGCGGTCAGGTTCTTGGTTATTTTCATTGA